From one Mytilus trossulus isolate FHL-02 chromosome 10, PNRI_Mtr1.1.1.hap1, whole genome shotgun sequence genomic stretch:
- the LOC134688361 gene encoding uncharacterized protein LOC134688361 yields the protein MADRTLYTDNTSSDFEASRENDKISNIQALQANSMFSTWFNYLEIEEQETLKQARDSTRLFHNESSKSTVYLNMLRQYPNSPTAINYTKSLLHFMRALHILKDYKKDTVEDIEDCETLSQAFANIVNGYLYENSMFEPFQPPDTMCVLVDKYLSFRPKNICAEYVKIIIQMRASFKSEKRKRNLLSEFESAKLRITTLEMFALKLKKNKQVDCRPFNQRVLIDVYYHLGAMYVSTKQPSRALDSFQKCHDLDDTNFSALFGIAYHLRKSDPAKAIELFQTYISMAPKCDKQYPNAYYLIASIYCTQGRFEEATRYVFLAEDAEKNRLPFLPPISIPQKRKMQHLKFNSAQKTILKKTNLIE from the coding sequence ATGGCTGACAGAACATTATATACAGATAACACATCATCCGATTTCGAAGCAAGTCGAGAGAATGATAAAATATCCAATATTCAAGCATTGCAGGCAAATTCTATGTTTTCAACTTGGTTCAATTATTTGGAAATAGAAGAGCAAGAAACACTAAAACAAGCTAGAGATTCCACAAGATTATTTCATAATGAAAGTTCTAAGTCTACAGTTTATTTGAATATGTTGCGACAATACCCAAACTCGCCAACAGCGATCAACTACACCAAATCGTTGCTTCATTTTATGCGAGCTCTACACATATTAAAAGACTACAAAAAGGATACAGTTGAAGATATTGAAGACTGTGAAACACTTTCCCAAGCTTTTGCGAATATCGTAAATGGATACCTTTATGAAAACAGTATGTTCGAACCATTTCAACCACCTGATACTATGTGTGTTCTTGTTGACAAGTATCTTAGTTTCAGACCTAAGAATATATGTGCTGAGTACGTCAAAATTATCATTCAAATGAGAGCGTCGTTCAAGTCGGAGAAAAGAAAACGTAATCTTTTGTCAGAATTTGAATCGGCAAAACTACGCATAACAACCTTAGAAATGTTTGCATTGAAACTCAAAAAGAATAAACAAGTAGACTGTCGCCCATTCAACCAACGAGTTCTAATCGATGTATATTATCATCTTGGTGCAATGTACGTATCTACAAAACAACCATCGCGCGCTCTTGATTCTTTCCAGAAATGCCACGATTTAGACGATACAAATTTTAGTGCTCTATTTGGAATAGCATATCATCTTAGAAAAAGTGATCCAGCAAAAGCTATCGAGTTATTTCAGACATATATTAGTATGGCTCCGAAATGTGATAAACAATATCCAAATGCTTATTATTTGATTGCGTCTATATATTGCACTCAGGGACGTTTTGAAGAGGCAACTCGGTATGTGTTTTTAGCAGAAGATGCGGAGAAAAATCGTCTACCATTCTTGCCGCCTATTTCAATACCACAGAAAAGGAAAATGCAGCACTTAAAATTTAATTCCGCACagaaaacaatattgaaaaaaacaaatttaatcgaatga